From Calothrix sp. PCC 6303, a single genomic window includes:
- a CDS encoding TetR/AcrR family transcriptional regulator: MEKTSNSKSLPPLPLSRERVLQVALRMADGDGIEALSMRKIAQELSVKAMSLYNHVANKDDILDGIVDMVVAEIELPDPKIDWKAAMRQRAISAHTVLLRHPWAAMAIMSRVNVGSAMLRYVDATLGCLREAGFSFETADHAWNAIDNHIYGFTLQELNFPFEPGEYAQQAKNFISFIPPEKYPYMNRLAHHVIEGRYDGLHNFEFGLDLILDGLERLRERQ; the protein is encoded by the coding sequence ATGGAAAAAACGAGTAACTCAAAATCGCTGCCCCCATTGCCTTTGAGTCGGGAACGGGTGTTGCAAGTTGCGCTGCGGATGGCAGATGGGGATGGGATTGAAGCGCTGTCGATGCGGAAAATTGCCCAGGAACTCAGTGTCAAAGCAATGTCGCTGTACAATCACGTTGCCAATAAGGACGATATCTTGGATGGGATTGTTGATATGGTGGTTGCGGAAATTGAGTTACCTGACCCAAAAATTGATTGGAAGGCAGCTATGCGGCAACGGGCTATTTCGGCACACACAGTATTGTTGCGTCATCCTTGGGCTGCAATGGCGATAATGTCGCGGGTGAATGTGGGGTCAGCAATGTTGCGCTATGTTGATGCGACTTTGGGATGTTTGCGTGAAGCCGGTTTTTCCTTCGAGACTGCCGATCATGCCTGGAATGCGATCGACAACCACATTTATGGGTTTACGCTCCAGGAGTTAAACTTTCCCTTCGAGCCTGGGGAGTATGCACAACAAGCAAAAAACTTTATCTCGTTTATCCCTCCAGAGAAGTATCCCTACATGAATCGACTTGCCCATCACGTCATCGAAGGTCGATATGATGGTTTGCATAACTTTGAGTTTGGATTGGATTTGATTCTCGATGGTTTGGAACGGTTGCGGGAAAGGCAATAA
- a CDS encoding NAD(P)-dependent alcohol dehydrogenase, translated as MKNPDLTVQKMKAIAQYEYGSTNVLKMEEVDRPVVSDNTVLIKVRGAAVHAGDWHLMRGKPFFIRFIYGGLRKPQTKILGCDVAGEVEAVGKNVTQFQPGDPVFGDLSESGFGAFAEYVCASETAIALKPNNLSFEEAATVPVSALTALQGLRDVGQIQSGYKVLINGASGGVGSFAVQIAKAFGAEVTGVCSAGKVEMVKSIGADYVCNSTQAKSKLKQHYYDLILDNAAYNSPFDYFPFLKTSGTLVVVGGSIIRLFQAMFLDFVTSKVGGRKIKFLACKPNQSDLIVLKDAIEAGKIRPYVDRVYPLREVPAAIHQLEQRQVLGKVAIGFDV; from the coding sequence ATGAAAAATCCCGATCTAACAGTCCAAAAAATGAAGGCGATCGCCCAGTATGAATATGGTTCTACCAATGTGTTGAAAATGGAGGAAGTCGATAGACCAGTTGTATCAGATAACACTGTGCTGATTAAGGTTCGTGGTGCTGCCGTCCATGCTGGTGACTGGCATTTGATGCGGGGCAAGCCGTTTTTTATACGCTTTATTTACGGGGGGTTACGCAAGCCTCAAACTAAAATCCTGGGTTGCGATGTCGCCGGGGAAGTGGAAGCCGTGGGGAAAAATGTGACCCAGTTTCAACCAGGCGATCCCGTGTTTGGCGATTTATCGGAATCGGGCTTTGGTGCGTTTGCCGAATATGTATGCGCGTCCGAAACTGCGATCGCGCTCAAGCCCAATAATTTGAGTTTTGAAGAGGCTGCAACCGTTCCCGTTTCTGCCCTGACTGCCCTCCAAGGACTGCGGGATGTGGGACAAATTCAGTCAGGATACAAGGTACTGATAAATGGCGCTTCCGGTGGTGTGGGTTCTTTTGCAGTCCAGATTGCCAAGGCTTTTGGGGCTGAGGTGACTGGTGTATGCAGTGCTGGCAAAGTCGAAATGGTGAAATCGATTGGTGCGGATTATGTTTGCAATTCAACTCAAGCCAAGTCTAAATTAAAACAGCACTACTATGATTTGATACTCGATAATGCTGCCTACAATTCGCCTTTTGATTATTTCCCATTCTTGAAAACCTCAGGTACTCTCGTTGTAGTTGGTGGTTCGATAATACGATTATTTCAAGCCATGTTTCTCGATTTCGTTACTTCTAAAGTTGGTGGTCGAAAAATCAAATTTCTGGCTTGCAAACCCAACCAAAGCGATTTAATCGTGTTAAAAGATGCAATCGAAGCTGGTAAAATTCGTCCTTATGTCGATCGAGTCTATCCCTTGAGGGAAGTTCCTGCGGCAATTCACCAGTTAGAACAGCGACAAGTGCTGGGAAAAGTGGCAATTGGTTTTGATGTGTAA